The Candidatus Polarisedimenticolaceae bacterium genomic sequence ACCGACCACCGGGCTCCCGTCGGGAACCGTCAGGACACGCACGGCGCTGCGGCCGGTGGAGAGGACGTCCGCGGCGAACCGCACGGCTGCGTCCGCCTGGGAGGCCGAGGCGCCGCCGGCGGGCTCCTCCGCGAGGATCCGGCCCTCCGAGGAGACGAGCGCGACCGTGGTGACCATCCGCGAGCGGGCCCGAACGATGCGCATCGAGGTGCGCTGCGCGTCGGTCTCGCCGACCCACGGGGTCTGGGCGGGGACCGACGCGAGGTTCTCGAGCGTCTCGCGAAGGCGGTGCTCGCTCTGGTGGGCGACCGCGCGGGCGAGGGACAGCCGCTCGGCGATCACGCGCTGTCGGAGCGCCTCGACGCCGGCGAAACCGGCCCAGCCCAGGATCGCCGTGGGGGCGAGCACCGCCGCCAGCACGGCCGTAACCAGGCGCGCACGGAGACCGTGCCGCCACGACAGCGCATCGGTCGGGTGTTGCCCGGCGTCAGGCCTTTCGGCGGGCGGGATCATTCCCCGCCTCCATCCTCTCGAGCTCGAGCGGGTGCTCGTGATGCATGCGCTCGCGGCTGATCTTCCCCGTGAAGATGGCCGTGTCGAACGGGAAGACGTCCGGCGAGAGATGCGCGTTGTAGATGTGCCACGTGATGACGACGAGGAAGGCCATCAGCCCCTCGTTGCTGTGGGCCACTTTCGCGGCCGGGACGAGCTGGCCGGGGAGGAAGGCGGTGAAGAAGACCGGATAGTAGAGGAGCAGGCCCGTGAACACCATGAGCAGGCCGCCCGCGACCATGCCCCAGTATTCGAACTTCTGACGATAGTCGTAACGGTCGAACTTCGCGCCGTGCGACTCGAGTCCGAGGTAGTAACGCAGCGTCCGGATCGCGTCCGCGAAGTCCTGGCGCGTCGGCACCATCGTGAGCTTGAAGCGACCGGTGAGCGAGAAGAAGCCCACGTAGAGGAGGTGGTAGACGCACAGGACCGAGAAGAGGATCCCGCTCACCCGGTGGACGAGCCGGAGCGTCTCGACGCCGCCGACCGCGGAGGAGAACGACTGGGCCCACCCCGCCGACCAGTACTTCTGCGGGAAACCCGTGACGGTGAGGATCGTGAACAACGACATGATCGCGAAGTGCTCGAGGCGCTGCGCGACGTTGAATCGGACGATCTTCTCGCTCATCGGTTCACCACCACGCGCCAGAGGTGCAGGAGGATCTGGAGGCAGAGTCCCCCGATCATGAACGGGATCAGGACGAGGTAGCCGACCTTCACGAGCCACACGAGGGGTGCCTTTTCGAGGGTCGGCTCGTAGTGGGACAACCAGGCGGCCGGGAAGTTCTCGGTCGCGCCTTCATGACATTTCTGACAGGTCTTCGCGAGGTTCGCGCGGAGGACCGGCGAGTCGGGGTCGTCCGCCCTGGCGATGTCGTGAACGCCGTGGCAGTCGATGCACAGCGCCGTCGGACGCGGCGCGCCCGTTTCGGTGGAGTCCTTCGCCGCGGAGAGCTGCGTCGTCGTTCCGTGGAAGTCCCAGAGGTAGGTCTCCACCACGTTGGCGGACAGGCCGTACTTCTTCATCTTCTCGGGGTCCGAGTGGCACTTGCCGCACAACTCGTGCACCCGTACGAGCCAGGCCTGCTGCGTCGGATCCGGGATGTCGTGCGACCGGTGGCAGTCGGTGCAGACGGGAGCGTCCTGGTTCCCCTTCTCCAGCAGGGCCTTGCCGTGCACGCTCTCCGCCCACTTCCCGTTGACGTCGAAGTGGCAGCCCGCGCAGGTCTCCGAGATCCGCGTGCGCGGCTCGGAGGCCTTCTTCACGTCGTGCGCGCCGTGGCAGTCGATGCACGACGGCGCGGAGGAGTTGCCGCCGGCCCGGAGCTTCTCGTGCACGCCGTCCCCGGCCTGCTCGTACTTGTCGAGGTGGCAGGACTTGCAGCCGTCGAGGAAGCCCGCCTTGAATTCCGCCGCGTTCTTCGCCGACCGCGCCGGATGGGGGTAGGCGTCGTACCCCGCGTGGCAATCGGTGCATTCGAGGGAGGCGTGCACCGAGGAGGTGAACTTCTCCCGGTCCACGTGGACCGGAACCGATTCGCCGCTCGGCAGCGTCGCGGTCATGGCCGCGTCCGCGTGGCACGAGAGGCAGCCGTCGAGCTGCGACCCCGCCGCCGTTTCGGCAGCGGTTCGCGCCGGAGCGAGGACTCCGGCCAACCCGACGGCAAGCACGAGCAGTCGTCGCATGGCGTCCCTTTCGATCCCTTTCCCGGGCCTGCCGACCGGGAGGGCGGTGCATGGGCGGCCTGGAGCCGAAGGTCGCCGACGTGGTCGACGAATGTAGCCTGAATCAAGATAAAAAGATAGAGAACTCGGTTTATCAAATGTATAATCCGGCTCGTACGCTCCTGTTCAGGGAAGCGAACCGGCCGTGCCGGGTGGCGGCGCCGCGCTTTTTCGACGCTTCGAGTGCCTCCGCCCTCGCGCCGACCGATGCCGCCGGGCAAGCGACCCGGGGAGGCGGTCTGAAATGCTGTCGCGGAGCTCCGAATACGCCATTCGCGCTCTTTCCTACATGGGGGCGCGGAAGGAACGGGCGTTCATGCTGAGCCGGGAGATCGCGGAAGAGCTCGGCATGCCGCCGCCGTTCCTCGCCAAGGTGCTGCAGACGCTGGCCGGAGCGGGAATCCTCGAGAGCCAGCGCGGGCGCGGCGGAGGCTTCCGCCTCGCGCGCGACCCCGAGAAGCTCTCCCTGTTCGAGGTCGTGGAGCCGTTCGACCACCTCGCCGATCGGAAGATCTGCGTGCTCGGCCAGAAGACCTGCTCGGAGGAGACGGCCTGCCCGCTCCACCACGCGTGGAAGGCCACGCGCGGGATGTTCCTGACGGCCCTCGAGGGAACGACGCTGGCCGCCGTCGAGCGGATGAACGTCCCGGGCGGCTTCCCCTGGCGCGCCAAGCCGAATCCGGTGCCGCCGGCGACCGCCTCGAGGTCCTGACTCAGCGCAGGCGGAACAACGCGCGCGCGTTCGCGCTCGCGGTTCGCGCGAGCGTCTCCGGCTCCTCGCCCCGGAGCTGCGCCACCCGGTGCACGGTCGCCGTGAGGTGCGCGGGCTCGCACCGCTCGCCGCGATGCGGTGCGGGGGCGAGGTACGGCGCGTCGGTCTCGAAGAGCAGGCGTTCGGAAGGGCAGGCTCGCGCGGCCTCGCGGACTTCCTCCGCGTTCCGGAAGGTCACGACTCCGTTGAACGCGAGCGACCAGCCGAGCTCGAGGTAACGCTCCGCCTCGCGGATTCCGGCCGTGAAGCTGTGGATCACCCCCCGGCATCCGGCGTGCTCCTTCAGGATGGCGGCGAGGTCCTCGTGCGCGTCGCGTACGTGGATCACGACCGGCAGGTCGAGATCCCGCGCGATCTCGAGCTGCCGACGGAATCGCTCGGCTTGGATCGGGCGAGGATCGAGGGCGTAGTGGTAGTCCAGGCCCACCTCGCCCACCGCGACGTACGCACCCGAGCGAAGCCCTTCCGCCAGGCGCGCGAGGTGGTCGTCGAATGCGTCCCCCGCGGCGTGGGAGGAGAACGGATCGAGCCCCGCCGTGCAGACGACGAACCCCGGGTGGCGACGCGAAAGCTCCACCACCCGCGCCGCATCGTCCACCCCGGTCCCGATGGTCACGCAGCCTTCGAGTCCCGCGTCGCGGGCGCGGGCGATCACCGCGTCGACGTCGTCGCGGAATCTCGCGTGGGTGAGGTGACAGTGCGTGTCGATCATCGGGAGAGGTTAACCTAGGGACCTTCGCGGAGGTGTCCCATGTCCGAGCCCCTCGTGATCTACATCGGCGAGAAGAACATCTCCTCGTGGTCCATGCGCGGCTGGGTCGCGCTCAAGCACAAGGGCGTCCCGTTCGAGGAGCGCACGATCTCGCTCGTGCACGATCCCGACCGCGTCGAGCGGCGTCGGGTCTCCCCTACCGGCCGGGTTCCGGTCCTCCATCACGGGGCGGTCGTCGTCCCGGACTCCCTCGCCATCATCGAGTACCTCGACGAGGTGTTCCCGCCCCCGGACCACCCGCCGATGTGGCCCGCGGACCGGGCGGCGCGCGCCCACGCGCGTTGGCTCGCGGCGACGATGCACTCCGGCTTCGCCGCGCTGCGCGAGTCGATGTCCTTCAACCTGTGTTTCCTGCCGAAACGTCCGGAGCCCACCTCCGCCGCGCTCCGGGACGCGGCGGAGATGCTCGGCCTGCTCGAGGGCGCGCTGACCGCGAACCGGCAACCCGGCCCTTACCTGTTCGGGGAATTCGGCGCCGTCGACGTCATGTACGCGACGGCGGCCTGGCGCCTCGTCGCGTTCGAGGTCTCCACCCACGCGACGCCGCGCGCCGGGGCGTACCTTCACGCCGTCCTCGAGCATCCGGCGGTCCGGGCCTGGCTGGATGCGGCGCGCGCGCTCCCGCCGGTCGAGCGGGAGTAACGGTCAGGAGGCCTCCGCGCGCAACACTTCGACCGGACGGCGCCGCAGCGCCCCGGCGCTCGCCGCGATCCCCGCCAGAACCGCCAGCGCCGCCGCGGCGGCGACCGCGACGAGGAACGGCGCGGCGGAGAGCCCGGCGCGCATCTCCATGCCCCGCTCGAGAACTCCCCAGGCGAGGCCGCCGGCCCCCGCGGCCCCGATGATTCCGGCGACGAGCCCGACCAGCGCGTACTCCACGGCGAACACGGCGACGACGTCCCGTCGCGTCATCCCGAGGGTCTTGAGCAAGGCGACCTCCCGCCCGCGGCGCGAGGACCCCGCGCTCACCGCGCCGCCGAGGATGACGATCCCCGCGACGACGGTGAAGCCGCCGAGGATCCGGACCGCGAGCCCCACGCGGTCGAGCACCGCCACCACCTTCTCGAGGATGTCCCGGATCGGGAGCATGGTGACGTTGGGATGGGT encodes the following:
- a CDS encoding cytochrome b/b6 domain-containing protein, whose amino-acid sequence is MSEKIVRFNVAQRLEHFAIMSLFTILTVTGFPQKYWSAGWAQSFSSAVGGVETLRLVHRVSGILFSVLCVYHLLYVGFFSLTGRFKLTMVPTRQDFADAIRTLRYYLGLESHGAKFDRYDYRQKFEYWGMVAGGLLMVFTGLLLYYPVFFTAFLPGQLVPAAKVAHSNEGLMAFLVVITWHIYNAHLSPDVFPFDTAIFTGKISRERMHHEHPLELERMEAGNDPARRKA
- a CDS encoding cytochrome c3 family protein; its protein translation is MRRLLVLAVGLAGVLAPARTAAETAAGSQLDGCLSCHADAAMTATLPSGESVPVHVDREKFTSSVHASLECTDCHAGYDAYPHPARSAKNAAEFKAGFLDGCKSCHLDKYEQAGDGVHEKLRAGGNSSAPSCIDCHGAHDVKKASEPRTRISETCAGCHFDVNGKWAESVHGKALLEKGNQDAPVCTDCHRSHDIPDPTQQAWLVRVHELCGKCHSDPEKMKKYGLSANVVETYLWDFHGTTTQLSAAKDSTETGAPRPTALCIDCHGVHDIARADDPDSPVLRANLAKTCQKCHEGATENFPAAWLSHYEPTLEKAPLVWLVKVGYLVLIPFMIGGLCLQILLHLWRVVVNR
- a CDS encoding Rrf2 family transcriptional regulator → MLSRSSEYAIRALSYMGARKERAFMLSREIAEELGMPPPFLAKVLQTLAGAGILESQRGRGGGFRLARDPEKLSLFEVVEPFDHLADRKICVLGQKTCSEETACPLHHAWKATRGMFLTALEGTTLAAVERMNVPGGFPWRAKPNPVPPATASRS
- a CDS encoding TatD family hydrolase gives rise to the protein MIDTHCHLTHARFRDDVDAVIARARDAGLEGCVTIGTGVDDAARVVELSRRHPGFVVCTAGLDPFSSHAAGDAFDDHLARLAEGLRSGAYVAVGEVGLDYHYALDPRPIQAERFRRQLEIARDLDLPVVIHVRDAHEDLAAILKEHAGCRGVIHSFTAGIREAERYLELGWSLAFNGVVTFRNAEEVREAARACPSERLLFETDAPYLAPAPHRGERCEPAHLTATVHRVAQLRGEEPETLARTASANARALFRLR
- a CDS encoding glutathione S-transferase — protein: MSEPLVIYIGEKNISSWSMRGWVALKHKGVPFEERTISLVHDPDRVERRRVSPTGRVPVLHHGAVVVPDSLAIIEYLDEVFPPPDHPPMWPADRAARAHARWLAATMHSGFAALRESMSFNLCFLPKRPEPTSAALRDAAEMLGLLEGALTANRQPGPYLFGEFGAVDVMYATAAWRLVAFEVSTHATPRAGAYLHAVLEHPAVRAWLDAARALPPVERE